The following proteins are co-located in the uncultured Propionivibrio sp. genome:
- a CDS encoding galactitol-1-phosphate 5-dehydrogenase has translation MKALVLKEYNHFVCEEVPVPEIAADEVLIRVKACGICGSDVHGMDGSTGRRIPPIIMGHEAAGVIEQVGSGVSEWAVGERVTFDSTVVTRQDFYSQKGIFNLSDYRKVLGVSCPEYRQHGAFAEFVAVPQSVLYRLPEGLSFEQAAMTEPVSVAFHAVNLLPSELNDSAIVVGCGMIGLFVVQALRIKGCGSIIAIDLDQSRLDKAVKFGADHALKADDPDIVDKIRALTHGRGADLAVEVVGITPTVNLAINGVRKGGKVALVGNLSPKIDLPLQAVVTRQITIYGSCASAGEYPACLDMIASGRVKVDEMMSAVVPLEDAAGWFERLHRGEPGLMKVIVSP, from the coding sequence GTGAAAGCGCTGGTTCTCAAGGAATACAACCATTTCGTTTGTGAAGAAGTGCCGGTCCCGGAGATTGCCGCCGACGAAGTGCTGATTCGTGTCAAGGCCTGCGGCATCTGCGGCAGCGATGTCCATGGCATGGATGGCAGCACCGGCCGGCGCATTCCGCCGATCATCATGGGGCACGAGGCCGCCGGCGTCATCGAGCAGGTTGGTTCGGGCGTCAGCGAGTGGGCGGTCGGTGAGCGCGTGACCTTCGATTCGACGGTCGTGACCCGTCAGGACTTCTATTCGCAAAAAGGGATTTTCAACCTCAGCGATTATCGCAAGGTGCTCGGCGTTTCCTGCCCGGAATACCGCCAGCATGGCGCCTTCGCCGAGTTCGTCGCAGTGCCGCAGTCGGTGCTTTATCGCTTGCCCGAGGGATTGAGCTTCGAGCAGGCGGCGATGACCGAGCCGGTTTCGGTCGCCTTCCACGCGGTCAATCTCCTGCCCAGCGAACTCAATGACAGTGCCATCGTCGTCGGTTGCGGCATGATCGGCCTGTTTGTCGTCCAGGCGCTGCGCATCAAGGGCTGCGGCAGCATCATCGCCATCGATCTCGATCAGTCGCGTCTCGACAAGGCGGTCAAGTTCGGCGCCGATCACGCGCTCAAGGCGGATGATCCTGACATCGTCGACAAGATCCGCGCGCTGACGCATGGACGTGGCGCCGATCTCGCCGTCGAGGTCGTCGGCATCACGCCGACGGTGAATCTCGCCATCAACGGCGTGCGCAAGGGCGGCAAGGTCGCGCTCGTCGGTAATCTCTCGCCGAAGATCGATCTGCCGCTGCAGGCGGTCGTGACGCGCCAGATCACGATCTACGGTTCCTGCGCGTCGGCGGGCGAGTATCCGGCCTGTCTCGACATGATCGCCAGCGGCCGCGTCAAGGTCGATGAGATGATGTCGGCGGTTGTGCCGCTCGAGGATGCCGCCGGCTGGTTCGAGCGCCTGCATCGCGGCGAGCCGGGCTTGATGAAGGTAATCGTTTCGCCGTAG
- a CDS encoding FadR/GntR family transcriptional regulator, giving the protein MTKTDRLIEAFGKQIAQGDYVPGSALPSEAELCTRFETSRNVLREVVKVLSTKRLIDAQRHRGLFVMPREQWNYLDADVLEWVLEKGVNQDLISSLIEVRSLIEPTISRWAAERATAVDLVAIEANLNAMIASRGHPHAFHEADIGFHNAILLATHNVVIQQLSDAITALQRAIFDYTFRTDDAHITRTIGVHQELFDAIRRKNAVAAEEASRHMVLDTQDRAFAELVKEEVS; this is encoded by the coding sequence ATGACCAAGACCGATCGATTGATCGAAGCGTTCGGCAAGCAGATTGCCCAGGGCGACTACGTGCCGGGTTCGGCGCTGCCGTCCGAGGCCGAACTCTGCACACGTTTCGAGACCTCGCGCAATGTGCTGCGCGAGGTCGTCAAGGTCTTGTCGACGAAGCGACTGATCGATGCCCAGCGTCATCGCGGCCTCTTCGTCATGCCGCGCGAACAATGGAATTATCTTGATGCCGATGTGCTGGAGTGGGTGCTCGAAAAGGGCGTCAACCAGGATCTGATCTCGTCGCTGATCGAGGTCCGCAGCCTGATCGAACCGACGATTTCGCGCTGGGCGGCTGAACGGGCGACAGCGGTCGATCTCGTTGCCATCGAGGCCAACCTGAATGCGATGATCGCCAGCCGCGGCCATCCGCATGCTTTCCACGAGGCCGATATCGGTTTTCATAATGCCATCCTGCTGGCGACGCACAACGTCGTCATTCAGCAACTGAGCGACGCGATCACGGCGCTGCAGCGGGCGATCTTTGACTACACCTTCCGTACCGACGACGCGCATATCACGCGGACGATCGGGGTGCATCAGGAGTTGTTCGACGCCATCCGGAGGAAGAATGCCGTGGCAGCGGAAGAAGCTTCACGTCATATGGTGCTGGATACCCAGGATCGGGCGTTCGCCGAGCTGGTCAAGGAGGAGGTTTCTTGA
- a CDS encoding TRAP transporter substrate-binding protein, whose amino-acid sequence MRKSMLKKIAVAVAFGFLAGSSAFAAVTGRVGHAMPEDHPQAKAMNKFVELAAKYTNNNVQLKAFHSATLGSDEKMLQAVQSGTQEFYIGTLAPFSAKVKEVQVWDLPFLFANTKEVYTVLDGAACKKIFEKLEPIGVHGLMWTGMGFRNLSNSKRPVTKLEDINGLKVRVMANPVALETWKTLGANAVPMAFAEVFTALEIKAIDGQENPLVHMYSNKMQEVQKYISLSNHVYTPVALVASKKFWDGLSAADKQGVQKAADEARLLQRQLLDEGDREVIKKFGEAGVKVDAIPPAELTKIQEKVKPVIAKFAPQIGEDFLKEFQAEIDKVRAGK is encoded by the coding sequence ATGAGAAAGTCGATGTTGAAGAAAATTGCCGTGGCTGTGGCTTTCGGTTTTCTGGCTGGCAGCAGCGCCTTCGCGGCTGTGACCGGGCGTGTCGGTCACGCGATGCCGGAAGACCATCCGCAAGCCAAGGCGATGAACAAGTTCGTCGAACTGGCGGCGAAGTACACCAACAACAACGTCCAGCTGAAGGCCTTCCATAGCGCTACGCTCGGCAGCGACGAGAAGATGCTGCAGGCCGTCCAGTCGGGCACGCAGGAGTTTTACATCGGCACGCTGGCGCCGTTCTCGGCGAAGGTCAAGGAAGTCCAGGTCTGGGATCTGCCTTTCCTGTTCGCCAACACCAAGGAAGTCTATACGGTGCTTGACGGCGCTGCCTGCAAGAAGATCTTCGAGAAGCTCGAGCCGATCGGCGTGCATGGCCTGATGTGGACCGGCATGGGTTTCCGCAACCTGTCGAACAGCAAGCGGCCGGTGACCAAGCTCGAAGACATCAACGGTCTGAAGGTGCGTGTCATGGCCAACCCGGTGGCGCTCGAAACCTGGAAGACGCTTGGCGCCAACGCCGTGCCGATGGCTTTTGCCGAAGTGTTCACGGCGCTTGAGATCAAGGCGATCGACGGCCAGGAAAACCCGCTCGTGCATATGTACTCCAACAAGATGCAGGAAGTGCAGAAGTACATCTCGCTGTCGAACCACGTTTACACGCCGGTGGCGCTGGTTGCCTCGAAGAAGTTCTGGGACGGCCTGAGCGCGGCTGACAAGCAGGGCGTGCAGAAGGCGGCCGACGAAGCCCGTCTGCTGCAGCGTCAGTTGCTCGACGAAGGCGATCGCGAAGTGATCAAGAAGTTCGGCGAAGCCGGTGTCAAGGTCGATGCGATTCCGCCGGCCGAACTCACCAAGATTCAGGAAAAGGTGAAGCCGGTGATCGCCAAGTTCGCACCGCAGATCGGCGAGGATTTCCTCAAGGAATTCCAGGCTGAAATCGATAAGGTTCGCGCGGGCAAGTAA
- a CDS encoding TRAP transporter small permease, with amino-acid sequence MKDFVHAVRSGFYRLLEVILVISMVVMFVLVFTNVMLRIFLNTGIDFAEEIPRFAFIWMTFVGAVIGMNKHTHLGVDMVVAALPVFGRKVCWGISQVIMTVCSLYMLYGTWMQHEIIASNASPVLQLSMLWVYGVSYLTGTAITIICLSNIVRLFLGQVDESELIDVQEEGMEEAHEIEKEMAEHASHGGNKA; translated from the coding sequence ATGAAAGATTTTGTGCACGCGGTAAGAAGTGGCTTCTACCGTTTGCTGGAAGTGATTCTGGTAATCAGCATGGTGGTGATGTTCGTGCTGGTATTCACGAACGTGATGCTGCGGATCTTTTTGAATACGGGCATCGATTTTGCTGAGGAGATTCCGCGCTTTGCGTTTATCTGGATGACCTTTGTCGGTGCGGTGATCGGGATGAACAAGCACACGCACCTTGGGGTGGATATGGTGGTGGCGGCCTTGCCGGTATTCGGGCGCAAGGTGTGCTGGGGCATCAGCCAGGTGATCATGACGGTGTGCAGCCTGTACATGCTGTACGGGACGTGGATGCAGCACGAGATCATTGCGTCGAACGCGTCGCCGGTGCTGCAGTTGAGCATGCTGTGGGTGTATGGCGTGAGCTACCTGACGGGGACGGCGATCACGATCATCTGCCTGTCGAATATCGTCCGGCTGTTCCTTGGTCAGGTTGATGAGAGCGAGCTGATCGACGTGCAGGAAGAAGGCATGGAAGAGGCGCACGAGATCGAGAAGGAAATGGCCGAACACGCGAGCCACGGGGGGAACAAGGCATGA